The Coffea eugenioides isolate CCC68of chromosome 8, Ceug_1.0, whole genome shotgun sequence genome has a segment encoding these proteins:
- the LOC113779389 gene encoding disease resistance protein RPM1-like, which yields MAETVLSFVLDQLSTFLREEGRLLGGVRQEVQFIRDELEQMRAFLQEAEAKEEDAQPTLQQWIKQVRDAAYDTEDILDEFLARFARHRATGFYGSVRRIFSSIKNLRARHRVASEIQSIKSRIKSISEAHQRYQSEYGISAPASNSLSAVNNTTWRYSRDDALLVEEAKLVGIDQPKNRLISELLEGDDHQLKVVSVVGMGGLGKTTLVKRVHEDPEVRRHFPVRAWVTVSQTCDFQYLLKDLIRQLHEEGKKPVPQSIESLNTTGLKKIVKDFLQQAGRYAIVFDDVWDVEFWNTIKFALPESSYGNRVMLTTRKADVASASCTESLGYIHRMESLSFEDSWTLFCNKIFKGNSCPGHLMDVAKGVLDKCEGLPLAILAISGLLALKDVNRTEEWEIVRGSLGGELEGTGKLDRVKRILSLSYGDLPWHLKTCLLYTSIYPEDYEIECEGLINLWIAERYVERREGRSIEDVAWGYLTELVNRSLIQVTGVFYEGAPDTCRIHDLLREIILLKSRGQNMVTVTTGQPTMWPSEKVRHLVVHSSSSNNTQHHQQRPNYCFDHFRSFVTIESTNQLLFKTLLSEVSRSSKLLKVLDLGGQETQEEIPNEIFKMFHLKHLDLGGTGVERVPKAIGKLQHLEYLDLGHTRVRELPLEILKLQKLRVLRVYQPVDTSDDDYGFHGFKAPSNMGGLLALEELNCIDASSGSTIVKEIGKLTQLRKLYITKLRREDGKELCSSLANLTSLRELSVDSIGKGDDHDIIDLNHHHPSLSSLFLQSLRMLFLCGRLEKMPQWVARLHGLVRIDLDWSRLRSEEDPLESLQHLPNLGEINFCGSYQGEELCFKVGGFLMLKRLHLKRMEGLRWMRVEEGALPRLHLLFLQQLPLLEELPLGIQHLSNLQRLTLYETSSQLREKLLENQKEESEDYTKIAHIPEILIGYYTDDRKWRDRWLWAEKKKTYNLS from the coding sequence ATGGCAGAAACAGTTCTCTCTTTTGTCCTGGATCAACTGTCAACTTTTCTGCGCGAGGAGGGACGACTACTGGGAGGGGTTCGGCAAGAGGTTCAATTCATCAGGGATGAGTTGGAGCAAATGAGAGCTTTCCTGCAAGAGGcagaagcaaaagaagaagatgCTCAACCCACGCTCCAACAATGGATCAAGCAAGTGCGAGATGCTGCTTATGACACTGAGGacattcttgatgaatttttagCTCGCTTTGCTCGGCATCGCGCAACAGGATTCTACGGCTCTGTTCGGAGAATTTTCAGCTCCATCAAGAATTTGAGAGCTCGTCATCGAGTTGCTAGCGAAATACAAAGCATCAAGTCCAGAATCAAAAGTATTTCTGAAGCTCATCAAAGATACCAATCCGAATATGGTATCTCTGCCCCAGCGTCCAACTCACTTTCGGCTGTGAACAACACAACCTGGCGCTATAGCAGAGATGACGCACTGCTTGTGGAAGAAGCTAAATTAGTTGGCATTGACCAGCCCAAGAACCGTCTTATTTCTGAGCTCCTCGAAGGGGATGATCACCAACTGAAAGTTGTTTCAGTGGTTGGTATGGGAGGACTCGGCAAAACTACCCTAGTGAAAAGAGTCCACGAGGATCCTGAAGTCAGAAGGCATTTCCCAGTTCGTGCTTGGGTGACTGTCTCTCAAACATGTGACTTTCAGTACCTCCTGAAAGACTTGATTCGGCAGTTACACGAGGAAGGGAAGAAACCAGTCCCACAATCGATCGAGTCTTTGAATACCACTGGGCTGAAAAAAattgtcaaagattttcttcaacaagctGGAAGGTATGCAATTGTTTTTGATGATGTATGGGACGTGGAATTTTGGAATACCATCAAATTTGCACTGCCCGAGAGTAGTTACGGCAACCGTGTCATGCTAACAACTCGGAAAGCTGATGTAGCCTCTGCCTCTTGTACAGAATCTCTAGGTTATATCCACAGAATGGAGTCATTGTCCTTTGAAGATTCGTGGACCCTGTTTTGTAACAAGATCTTTAAGGGAAATAGTTGCCCTGGCCATTTGATGGATGTTGCCAAAGGTGTATTGGATAAATGTGAGGGCTTGCCCCTTGCGATTCTTGCAATCAGTGGGCTTTTGGCTTTGAAAGATGTAAACAGAACAGAGGAATGGGAGATAGTTCGAGGCAGTCTTGGGGGTGAATTAGAAGGCACTGGTAAGTTGGACAGAGTTAAAAGGATACTCTCTCTTAGTTATGGTGATTTGCCTTGGCATCTAAAGACATGCCTGTTGTACACAAGTATCTATCCAGAGGATTATGAAATAGAATGCGAAGGACTAATTAATTTGTGGATTGCTGAAAGGTATGTCGAACGGAGAGAAGGAAGGAGTATTGAAGATGTAGCTTGGGGTTATCTCACTGAACTCGTCAATAGAAGCCTAATTCAAGTGACTGGTGTGTTTTACGAAGGAGCACCCGACACTTGTCGAATCCATGACCTATTGAGAGAAATTATTCTTCTCAAGTCCAGGGGACAAAACATGGTCACAGTTACTACCGGACAACCAACGATGTGGCCGTCTGAGAAGGTACGCCATCTAGTAGTTCATAGTAGTAGCAGTAACAACACCCAGCACCACCAACAAAGACCAAATTATTGCTTTGACCACTTTCGGTCATTCGTTACGATTGAATCCACGAACCAGCTACTATTCAAAACGCTGTTATCGGAAGTTTCAAGGAGTAGTAAGCTGTTAaaggttttggatttgggtggtCAAGAGACCCAGGAGGAAATACCAAATGAGATTTTCAAGATGTTTCATCTCAAGCATCTGGATCTAGGTGGCACAGGAGTGGAGAGAGTCCCGAAAGCCATTGGAAAGCTTCAACATTTGGAGTATCTGGATTTGGGTCACACCAGAGTTAGGGAATTGCCCTTGGAAATCCTAAAGCTGCAAAAGCTTCGAGTTCTCAGAGTATATCAACCAGTTGATACTTCAGATGATGATTATGGATTTCATGGATTTAAAGCTCCCTCAAATATGGGAGGGCTTCTTGCCCTAGAAGAATTAAACTGCATAGATGCAAGTAGTGGATCCACAATAGTTAAGGAGATAGGAAAGCTGACCCAATTAAGAAAGCTATATATTACAAAGTTAAGAAGAGAAGATGGAAAGGAGCTCTGCTCCTCCCTTGCCAACCTCACCAGTCTTCGGGAATTAAGTGTTGATTCAATTGGAAAAGGTGATGATCATGATATAATCGATCTAAATCATCATcatccttctctttcttctttgtttcttcAATCTCTTCGTATGCTGTTTTTGTGTGGCCGCTTAGAAAAGATGCCACAATGGGTAGCTCGTCTTCACGGCTTGGTAAGAATAGATTTGGACTGGAGCAGGTTAAGGAGTGAGGAGGATCCGCTTGAATCCCTCCAACATTTGCCCAATTTGGGTGAAATTAATTTCTGTGGATCTTACCAGGGAGAAGAGTTGTGTTTCAAGGTTGGAGGGTTTCTAATGCTGAAGAGGTTGCACCTAAAGAGGATGGAAGGGTTgagatggatgagagtggaggagGGTGCATTGCCTCGTCTGCATCTACTATTTCTGCAACAACTTCCATTACTAGAGGAGTTACCTTTGGGTATTCAGCACTTGAGCAATCTTCAGCGCCTGACTTTGTATGAGACGAGTTCTCAATTGAGAGAGAAGCTGTTAGAGAATCAGAAGGAAGAAAGTGAAGATTACACAAAAATCGCACACATTCCTGAAATTCTCATTGGTTACTATACAGATGATAGGAAATGGAGAGACCGCTGGCTGTGGGCCGAGAAGAAGAAAACATATAATCTTTCCTAG
- the LOC113779391 gene encoding cytochrome P450 CYP72A219-like encodes MEAPTLMVLLSSFSALLASLCILKLVYSLWWRPKLIERELKQQGIEGTTYNFPCGDKLATKKLMLEAWSIPMSLNHEIIPRANPFLHQIVQTYGKVCLSWNGTMPRLILGKAELVRLILNNKNGHFQRTPQSPLVNLLTLGLTTLEGEKWAKHRRIITPAFHHEKLQGMVPKVLASCCNLIDRWKMLLASEGRSEIDINSELHRLSADVISRAAFGSSYKEGKKIFELQKEQAALATEAYGALYVPGQRFLPTKKNRRRYQVDTEIKAMLRVLICKKQKAMQDGEAGNADLLGLLLQCKEEKGNELTIEDVIEECKQFYFAGQETTANWLSWTLILLSMHPDWQEKARQEVLQICGKTAPDREILNRLKIVTMVLFEVLRLYPPATCTVRYTVQRTKVGDISIPAGVEVYLPIMLLHHDPEYWGDDAEEFNPERFAEGVSKASGDQLAFYPFGWGPRICIGQDFAIIEAKLALAMILQHFSFKLSPSYTHAPCAGFTLQAQHGAPIILKPI; translated from the exons AACCACTTACAATTTTCCTTGTGGAGACAAGCTAGCCACCAAGAAGCTGATGCTAGAAGCATGGTCCATCCCCATGAGTTTGAACCACGAAATTATACCTCGTGCCAACCCTTTCCTTCATCAAATCGTGCAGACATATG GAAAAGTATGTCTGAGTTGGAATGGAACAATGCCAAGATTGATATTGGGGAAGGCAGAGTTGGTGAGGCTGATACTGAATAACAAGAATGGTCACTTCCAAAGAACTCCACAGAGCCCGCTTGTAAATCTTTTGACCCTGGGACTCACAACCTTGGAAGGGGAGAAATGGGCCAAGCATAGAAGAATAATTACCCCTGCATTCCATCACGAGAAGCTGCAG GGAATGGTACCAAAGGTCTTAGCAAGTTGTTGCAATCTCATTGATCGATGGAAGATGCTGCTTGCATCTGAGGGACGAAGCGAAATTGATATCAATTCCGAATTGCATCGCCTTTCTGCAGACGTGATTTCTAGAGCAGCCTTTGGAAGTAGCTATAAGGAAGGAAAGAAGATCTTTGAACTTCAAAAAGAGCAAGCGGCGCTCGCAACTGAAGCATATGGAGCCTTGTACGTCCCAGGACAAAG GTTTCTACCAACTAAGAAGAATAGAAGGAGATATCAGGTGGACACAGAGATCAAAGCAATGTTAAGAGTTCTAATTTGCAAGAAGCAAAAGGCAATGCAGGATGGCGAAGCGGGTAATGCTGATCTACTTGGATTGCTGTTGCAATgcaaagaagaaaagggaaatgaaCTGACAATTGAAGATGTAATAGAGGAGTGTAAGCAGTTCTACTTTGCCGGCCAAGAGACCACTGCTAATTGGCTTTCATGGACCCTCATCCTATTGTCCATGCATCCGGACTGGCAAGAGAAGGCCAGGCAAGAAGTTCTCCAAATTTGTGGAAAGACAGCCCCTGACAGAGAAATTTTGAACAGGCTCAAAATT GTCACAATGGTGTTGTTTGAAGTTCTAAGATTATATCCACCGGCAACTTGCACGGTGAGATATACGGTCCAAAGAACCAAGGTAGGGGACATTTCCATCCCAGCAGGGGTTGAAGTTTACCTACCAATAATGCTGTTGCATCATGATCCTGAGTATTGGGGAGATGATGCAGAAGAATTCAATCCAGAGAGGTTTGCTGAAGGAGTTTCCAAGGCATCAGGGGATCAATTGGCATTTTATCCCTTTGGCTGGGGACCAAGGATTTGCATAGGCCAAGACTTCGCAATCATAGAAGCAAAATTGGCTCTGGCTATGATTTTGCAGCACTTTTCATTCAAGCTCTCACCTTCATACACTCATGCTCCCTGTGCCGGATTTACTCTTCAGGCACAGCATGGAGCTCCGATTATATTGAAACCCATTTGA